A window of Candidatus Angelobacter sp. contains these coding sequences:
- a CDS encoding BlaI/MecI/CopY family transcriptional regulator — protein MSKTKVHRLGDLQLGIMKVLWERGEATVADVHGALADNNNLAYTTIATMLRKMEARALVKHRVEGRSFVYRAGVAADAVTRGMSDHLLDRLFEGSLADMVTHLLSTREVSREELSKLERLIAERKRSL, from the coding sequence GTGAGTAAAACCAAAGTCCATCGTCTTGGGGATCTCCAGCTCGGGATCATGAAGGTGTTGTGGGAGCGCGGCGAGGCAACCGTTGCCGATGTTCATGGGGCTCTCGCGGACAACAACAACCTCGCGTACACCACCATCGCCACCATGCTTCGCAAAATGGAGGCACGAGCGCTCGTCAAACACCGTGTCGAAGGCCGCAGCTTCGTCTATCGGGCCGGCGTCGCCGCCGACGCTGTGACACGCGGCATGTCCGACCATCTGCTGGACCGCCTGTTCGAGGGCAGCCTCGCTGACATGGTAACCCATCTGTTGAGCACGCGTGAAGTCAGCCGCGAGGAATTGTCCAAACTGGAAAGACTGATCGCGGAAAGGAAAAGATCCCTATGA
- a CDS encoding Gfo/Idh/MocA family oxidoreductase, with product MSKTKVALLGAGFIADIHIESYHRFIPDAEVVAVYTRSPQKAGAFARKHGIPQWFGDLDGAILESGCEIVDVCLPNFLHHRAVIAAAAAGKHVIIEKPIAMNLTEADEMIAVCKAAGRKLMYAEELCFAPKYERVRKLVSEGAVGKIFQMRQCEKHSGPHSEWFYDINKSGGGALMDMGCHGVAWFRWMLGGRPKVRSVYAQMQGGLIHKRRTRAEVNSLCIVEFEGGAFGVAENSWSKHGGMDDRVEVYGDAGVIYADLFVGNSALTYSEKGYGYAMEKAGSTKGWTFTIFEEAFNQGYPQELKHFIECVREDKQPLVTGEDGRAVLEIMNAAYQSARTGRKVRLPFRPKVQKPIDLWLR from the coding sequence ATGAGCAAAACCAAAGTCGCCCTCCTCGGCGCGGGGTTCATCGCCGATATTCATATCGAATCGTATCATCGCTTCATTCCTGACGCGGAGGTAGTGGCCGTTTACACGCGCAGTCCGCAAAAGGCGGGGGCATTTGCGAGAAAGCACGGCATACCGCAATGGTTTGGTGACCTTGACGGGGCCATCCTGGAGTCCGGTTGTGAGATTGTGGACGTGTGCCTGCCGAATTTTCTCCATCATCGTGCCGTAATCGCCGCTGCCGCTGCGGGCAAGCACGTCATCATTGAAAAGCCGATTGCGATGAATCTCACCGAAGCCGACGAAATGATCGCCGTCTGCAAAGCGGCGGGACGGAAGTTGATGTATGCCGAGGAACTGTGTTTCGCGCCGAAATATGAACGCGTCCGCAAGCTGGTGAGCGAGGGTGCGGTCGGGAAAATTTTCCAGATGCGCCAGTGTGAGAAGCACAGCGGTCCCCACAGCGAGTGGTTTTATGACATCAACAAGTCCGGCGGCGGCGCCCTGATGGATATGGGCTGCCACGGTGTTGCCTGGTTTCGTTGGATGCTCGGTGGCAGGCCAAAGGTGCGGAGCGTTTATGCCCAGATGCAGGGCGGATTGATCCACAAACGGCGCACGCGCGCCGAAGTGAATTCACTTTGTATCGTTGAGTTTGAGGGCGGAGCGTTTGGCGTGGCGGAGAACAGCTGGTCCAAGCACGGTGGCATGGATGATCGCGTGGAGGTTTATGGGGACGCGGGTGTGATTTATGCCGATTTGTTCGTGGGCAACTCGGCACTTACCTACAGCGAAAAGGGCTACGGGTATGCGATGGAAAAAGCCGGCTCGACCAAGGGCTGGACGTTCACGATTTTCGAGGAGGCATTCAATCAGGGCTATCCCCAGGAACTGAAGCATTTCATTGAGTGTGTCCGCGAAGATAAACAACCGCTTGTCACCGGCGAGGACGGCCGCGCGGTGCTGGAAATCATGAACGCTGCCTACCAATCGGCGCGAACGGGTCGAAAGGTTCGTCTGCCATTTCGCCCGAAGGTGCAGAAACCCATTGATCTGTGGCTGCGCTGA
- a CDS encoding c-type cytochrome domain-containing protein, producing MNNRIIPLSFTRRSIGQGAKLLLIAAFCLSVAMLTAAEKKKAEWDANKLPPAASKTGLTFDKDIKPILEKSCVKCHSGEKPKSKYRMDTLANVIKGGESGDAAIVPNNSAKSPMVAYVSDLVEDMEMPPTEKRDKYPQLTKEQIGLIRAWIDQGAK from the coding sequence ATGAACAATCGAATCATACCTTTAAGTTTCACACGCCGCAGTATCGGGCAGGGCGCCAAACTCCTCCTGATCGCGGCATTTTGCCTGTCCGTGGCGATGCTTACGGCGGCGGAAAAGAAAAAAGCCGAATGGGATGCGAACAAACTGCCGCCCGCTGCCAGTAAAACCGGTCTGACCTTCGACAAGGATATCAAACCAATCCTCGAAAAATCCTGTGTCAAATGCCACAGCGGCGAGAAGCCGAAAAGCAAATATCGCATGGACACGCTGGCCAACGTCATCAAAGGCGGCGAGAGTGGCGATGCGGCCATCGTACCGAACAACAGCGCCAAGAGCCCGATGGTGGCGTACGTCTCCGATCTCGTGGAGGACATGGAAATGCCGCCGACGGAAAAGCGCGACAAATATCCGCAGTTGACCAAGGAACAGATTGGCCTGATCCGTGCATGGATCGATCAGGGCGCGAAGTAA
- a CDS encoding HNH endonuclease: MSSFLNQHVLVLNRLWQAVNICTARRALTLLFEGHAHAVLNAGDGSFQTYNFNEWQDFSEQEPHPESVRTVSFRIRIPRVILLVVFDRLPKKEVKFTRHNIFERDKSTCQYCGEVFDRKDLNLDHVIPRDRGGPTTWENIVCSCIPCNTRKANRTPQEAGMRLVRKPKRPKWRPFVQINLGLHYHDSWKHFLDLAYWNVELGEDVQ, from the coding sequence ATGAGTTCGTTTTTGAACCAGCATGTCCTCGTGCTCAATCGCTTGTGGCAGGCGGTGAACATTTGTACGGCCAGGCGGGCGCTGACGCTGCTGTTTGAAGGGCACGCCCACGCCGTGTTGAACGCTGGCGACGGTTCGTTTCAAACCTACAACTTCAACGAGTGGCAGGATTTTTCAGAACAGGAACCGCACCCGGAAAGCGTGCGCACCGTCTCCTTCCGTATTCGCATTCCAAGAGTAATCCTGCTGGTGGTATTCGATCGGCTTCCGAAAAAAGAGGTAAAGTTCACCCGGCACAACATTTTTGAACGCGACAAGAGCACGTGCCAGTATTGTGGCGAAGTGTTTGACCGGAAGGATTTGAATCTGGATCACGTCATTCCACGTGACCGCGGCGGCCCGACCACCTGGGAAAACATTGTTTGCTCGTGCATCCCTTGCAACACGAGAAAGGCCAACCGCACGCCGCAAGAGGCCGGCATGCGGCTCGTTCGCAAGCCAAAACGGCCCAAATGGCGCCCCTTCGTGCAGATCAACCTTGGTCTGCACTATCACGACAGTTGGAAGCACTTCCTCGATCTGGCTTACTGGAACGTCGAGTTGGGCGAAGACGTGCAGTAG